A stretch of the Vibrio aquimaris genome encodes the following:
- a CDS encoding vWA domain-containing protein, with product MNDFLSLISQLSRVEFDHPMWFLMLPLPIVIYYLVPAYRTKQVAIKVPFFNLLVKAIGETPSEGASQLTPTWWQRATLALSWILVVTALAKPSILGAPQVRESLGRDVMVLVDLSGSMAEQDFVSKQGKSVTRLDAVKEVLADFVKTRQGDRLGLILFGDAAFVQTPFTADQQVWLELLQQTDVAMAGQSTHLGDAIGLAIKVFEQSDKQKQVAEKKRERVAIVLTDGNDTGSFVEPIDAAKVAKAKGVRIHVIAMGNPKTVGENALDKDTIMRIAKDSGGEAFEALNRDELERAYARISELEPQLYNSTTYRPKQSLHHYLIVWIVLMYLTAFLLATIKRKRLSSRGPSSSVGAEMSGDKHD from the coding sequence ATGAATGATTTTCTTTCCTTGATCAGCCAACTATCCCGTGTTGAATTTGATCATCCCATGTGGTTTTTAATGCTGCCATTGCCAATAGTTATCTATTATTTGGTTCCTGCTTATCGCACTAAGCAAGTGGCGATAAAAGTGCCTTTTTTCAATTTGTTAGTTAAAGCCATTGGAGAAACGCCTTCAGAAGGAGCGAGCCAACTAACGCCAACCTGGTGGCAACGTGCAACACTCGCTTTGTCTTGGATTTTGGTTGTGACAGCGCTCGCTAAACCTAGCATTCTTGGCGCGCCGCAAGTGCGTGAAAGTTTGGGCCGAGACGTTATGGTGCTTGTTGACTTATCGGGCTCGATGGCAGAGCAAGACTTTGTATCTAAGCAAGGTAAGTCAGTGACACGTTTAGACGCTGTGAAAGAGGTTCTGGCAGATTTTGTCAAAACCCGACAAGGTGATCGGCTCGGATTAATTCTTTTTGGTGATGCTGCTTTTGTTCAAACCCCTTTTACCGCCGACCAACAAGTATGGCTCGAACTGCTCCAGCAAACGGATGTGGCGATGGCGGGGCAAAGTACCCACCTTGGTGACGCAATTGGTCTTGCGATAAAAGTGTTTGAGCAAAGTGACAAACAAAAACAAGTGGCTGAAAAAAAGCGAGAAAGAGTCGCTATAGTCCTTACAGATGGCAATGATACGGGCAGCTTTGTTGAGCCGATAGACGCGGCGAAAGTGGCGAAGGCAAAAGGGGTACGTATTCATGTCATTGCTATGGGTAACCCGAAAACAGTCGGAGAAAATGCACTGGATAAAGACACCATCATGCGAATTGCAAAGGATTCAGGTGGTGAAGCCTTTGAAGCGCTCAATCGTGATGAACTTGAAAGGGCCTATGCGCGAATCAGTGAATTGGAGCCACAGTTATATAACAGCACGACTTATCGGCCAAAGCAAAGTCTTCATCATTACTTGATAGTTTGGATTGTGCTGATGTATTTAACCGCATTCTTGCTTGCCACTATTAAACGCAAACGGCTGTCGAGTCGCGGCCCATCATCTTCGGTAGGGGCTGAGATGTCTGGAGATAAACATGATTAA
- a CDS encoding vWA domain-containing protein, which translates to MINSLDIEQFVTQFHFIRPLWLLAFIPMLLLLWLRWREESRPSWKDVLPEHLRQALTLGEQGWRKQLPLKLLVVIIGLAIIACAGPTWQRQASPFGEDKASMLVVMDTSDSMLQKDLPPSRLERAKHKMRDLLLARKGGRTGLIVYSGSAHVAMPITQDSEVFAPFLAAISPDIMPKKGKMAEEALPLIDQQLQGQLGATVLLVTDGVSPTTIQAYQTYFSNRPYQLLVLATGNSDVISDRPLDINSLKQLASNTSGHLVEVTVDNADIETLNRYIERNMQLNGDSAMPWQDMGYQLLFPIALIMLLWFRKGWLVQWCLLATISITAFSSHQVLAETVSLKAETAEVLEERTTIDRMSQWWWDLWLTPNQQGQRWFNRKDYLEAAKHFTDPLRKGTAYYYAGEYKLAHSAFLETQSSSSQTTKDLGLYNAASALARQREYLAARDILQSLADSDTLSEPLNSDVAHNLKVIQDIVKEINRTSESQAGTENDTSKELGDNPQTAEGADEKTSSELMIKETLSASELLSDQELADKWLKRVEADPKYFLQAKFHIQLRKRSALVSRSEKEDQE; encoded by the coding sequence ATGATTAACAGTTTAGACATCGAACAGTTTGTGACTCAGTTTCACTTTATCCGCCCACTTTGGCTCTTGGCGTTCATCCCTATGTTGTTGCTTCTGTGGTTGCGATGGCGAGAAGAAAGTAGGCCGAGCTGGAAGGATGTATTGCCCGAGCATCTGCGCCAAGCTCTCACTTTGGGTGAACAGGGCTGGCGCAAGCAATTACCTTTAAAGCTACTAGTCGTGATTATTGGGCTTGCGATAATCGCTTGTGCTGGGCCCACTTGGCAGCGCCAAGCCTCACCTTTTGGTGAAGATAAGGCGTCGATGCTAGTCGTCATGGATACCAGCGATTCAATGTTACAGAAAGATCTGCCCCCTAGCCGTTTAGAGCGCGCAAAACACAAAATGCGTGATTTATTGTTGGCAAGAAAGGGAGGGCGAACGGGGTTAATTGTGTATTCTGGCTCTGCCCATGTGGCCATGCCCATTACCCAAGACAGCGAAGTATTTGCGCCTTTCTTAGCGGCTATTTCGCCTGACATTATGCCCAAAAAAGGAAAAATGGCCGAAGAAGCGTTGCCTCTTATTGATCAACAGTTGCAAGGTCAACTCGGCGCGACTGTGCTTCTGGTGACCGATGGTGTGAGTCCGACTACGATACAAGCTTATCAAACCTATTTTTCCAACAGGCCCTATCAATTGTTAGTTTTAGCCACTGGTAATTCAGATGTGATCTCTGATCGTCCACTGGATATAAATTCGCTTAAGCAGCTAGCCAGCAACACTTCTGGTCATCTCGTGGAAGTGACAGTGGATAATGCCGATATTGAGACATTAAATCGATATATAGAGCGTAACATGCAGCTCAATGGGGATTCGGCTATGCCATGGCAAGATATGGGCTATCAATTGCTGTTCCCCATCGCTTTGATTATGTTGCTTTGGTTTCGTAAAGGCTGGTTGGTGCAATGGTGTTTGCTGGCGACTATTTCCATTACCGCATTTTCGTCTCACCAGGTTTTGGCCGAAACCGTATCATTGAAAGCCGAGACAGCCGAGGTGCTTGAAGAACGAACGACAATAGACCGAATGTCTCAATGGTGGTGGGACTTGTGGCTGACACCCAATCAGCAGGGCCAGCGTTGGTTTAATCGCAAAGATTACCTAGAGGCTGCCAAGCACTTTACCGATCCGTTGAGGAAAGGGACGGCGTATTACTATGCTGGCGAGTATAAGCTGGCACACAGTGCCTTTCTCGAAACGCAGAGTAGCTCGTCACAAACAACAAAAGACTTAGGTCTATATAATGCGGCAAGTGCGCTTGCGCGTCAGCGAGAATACCTAGCTGCGCGAGATATCCTTCAATCTTTGGCTGATAGCGACACGTTAAGCGAACCACTAAACTCAGATGTGGCTCATAACCTCAAGGTGATCCAAGATATTGTTAAAGAAATCAATCGAACGAGTGAGAGTCAAGCAGGCACAGAAAATGATACCTCAAAAGAGCTGGGTGACAACCCGCAAACCGCTGAAGGAGCGGATGAGAAAACGTCGTCAGAATTGATGATCAAAGAAACCTTAAGTGCCAGTGAACTTCTTTCCGACCAAGAATTGGCCGATAAGTGGTTAAAACGAGTAGAGGCCGATCCAAAATATTTTCTTCAGGCTAAATTTCATATCCAACTGCGCAAGAGATCTGCTCTTGTTAGTCGCTCTGAAAAAGAGGATCAAGAATAA
- a CDS encoding BatD family protein: MKTVFQTSRFRYFLSVVLSLIVLVAISTPSQAQAQSIQGLERSNDVELRAWVGKQDGVRNDRKPQSFSVNEQIILNIEVATPRWFTGGTRIGRTEIPNVIAKQRNQLATNYTEKKQGKTWSRQRWEVTLYPQSSGKFVIPPIPVTVQVSAPSGKSVSGTLYTRPIHFEAKLPSGLVSAEGPWFTATDVDVKQTWSTSNDELKVGDAITRTVVINAKDSLSVLLPDILSDRATPQYQAYPQPNKLADTATRGDYQSSRVEEMVYVIQQGGELSLPKYQFKWWNSRTQQLETHIVAGKTFIAKHTFQSFLRAYSLWFYVAGVIILATGITLVTARRYYRTHPMPAWWVLNRLLSDERWSDARTFLYRHLRMNTNGLEMSQVLTSDTWLKKSGRLQDGDKDKHLFMSLWKVIKRMRTNRFRLASFKALPKLTKTQRDQS, translated from the coding sequence ATGAAAACTGTATTTCAAACAAGCCGATTTCGTTACTTTTTATCAGTGGTTTTGTCGTTAATAGTACTGGTGGCTATCTCAACGCCTAGTCAAGCACAGGCCCAAAGTATTCAAGGCCTTGAGCGCAGTAACGACGTTGAACTTCGAGCATGGGTTGGCAAGCAAGATGGTGTGAGAAACGATCGAAAACCCCAGTCATTCAGCGTTAATGAACAAATCATACTAAACATTGAGGTTGCTACACCACGTTGGTTTACTGGCGGTACTCGCATTGGTCGCACCGAGATACCCAATGTTATTGCCAAGCAGCGCAACCAGCTTGCAACCAATTACACTGAGAAAAAACAAGGCAAAACTTGGTCTCGGCAGCGTTGGGAAGTAACCCTCTATCCCCAATCTTCGGGTAAGTTTGTAATTCCACCTATTCCAGTGACTGTTCAAGTGTCAGCGCCTAGTGGCAAGTCAGTATCGGGCACTTTGTATACTAGACCAATACATTTTGAAGCCAAATTGCCTTCTGGGTTGGTAAGCGCTGAGGGGCCGTGGTTTACTGCGACCGATGTGGATGTCAAACAGACTTGGTCAACGTCCAATGATGAACTTAAAGTGGGTGATGCTATTACGCGAACTGTAGTTATTAATGCCAAAGACAGTCTGTCAGTCCTACTGCCCGATATTCTATCTGATCGCGCAACACCACAATACCAAGCGTATCCTCAACCTAATAAATTGGCGGATACGGCCACACGTGGTGATTATCAATCAAGCCGTGTGGAAGAAATGGTGTATGTGATCCAGCAAGGTGGTGAATTAAGCTTACCTAAATATCAATTTAAGTGGTGGAACAGCAGAACCCAACAACTTGAAACACACATAGTGGCAGGGAAAACCTTTATCGCTAAACACACATTTCAGTCATTTCTTCGCGCCTATTCGCTATGGTTTTATGTTGCTGGTGTAATCATTTTAGCCACTGGTATTACGTTAGTGACTGCTCGACGATACTATCGCACTCATCCTATGCCCGCTTGGTGGGTGCTCAACCGCTTGCTCAGTGATGAGCGATGGAGTGATGCACGAACTTTCTTGTATCGACATTTACGAATGAATACCAATGGATTAGAAATGAGCCAAGTGTTGACTTCAGATACTTGGCTTAAAAAGAGTGGCCGATTGCAAGATGGAGACAAAGACAAACATTTGTTTATGTCATTATGGAAAGTGATAAAACGAATGAGAACGAATCGATTTAGGTTAGCAAGCTTCAAAGCGCTTCCTAAACTTACAAAAACTCAGAGAGATCAATCGTGA
- a CDS encoding LysR family transcriptional regulator: protein MKNTDLNLIPIFVAIYEEQNLSKAAARLDISQPAVSKALARLRDIYDEPLFHRSPSGVDPTSFAMDIYPAMLTALKNFTSTLSASSSFDPKVSNRIFSIACLSVASYELMPQLMCQIRDQAPNIALEVHPLFTEDYEADLRLQRYDLIIDLPPRGRTVLKTEAIFSERLMVVCSADHPRLVDTCTVDQFLAEEHVVVARWQARDSLLTGEDIEDLARRNIVYRAAGAMEMLPVINSSELIGTLPESTIEHFSNTYNLKSFPLPFSDSVHDLYAIWHSSRTNESAHQWLRVQIKRAGKAIRK, encoded by the coding sequence ATGAAGAATACAGACTTAAACCTTATTCCCATTTTTGTGGCGATTTATGAGGAACAAAATTTATCTAAAGCCGCAGCTAGGTTGGATATTAGCCAGCCAGCGGTGAGTAAAGCGTTGGCTCGTCTAAGAGATATTTATGATGAGCCATTGTTCCATCGCAGCCCTTCAGGCGTTGATCCAACCAGTTTTGCTATGGATATTTACCCAGCGATGTTAACTGCGCTAAAAAACTTTACTTCGACCTTGTCGGCTTCAAGTAGTTTTGATCCTAAAGTATCCAATCGAATTTTTTCTATTGCTTGTTTGTCTGTAGCCAGTTACGAATTAATGCCGCAACTTATGTGTCAAATTCGCGATCAAGCACCAAACATTGCCTTAGAGGTTCACCCGCTATTTACCGAGGATTACGAGGCTGATTTGCGCCTTCAACGTTATGATTTAATTATAGATTTACCGCCGCGAGGGCGAACGGTACTCAAAACAGAAGCGATATTTTCTGAGCGTTTGATGGTGGTGTGTAGCGCTGATCATCCTCGCTTGGTAGACACTTGTACCGTTGATCAGTTTTTAGCAGAAGAACATGTGGTTGTGGCTCGCTGGCAGGCAAGGGATAGTTTGCTTACCGGTGAAGATATAGAAGACCTAGCTCGGCGCAACATTGTTTATCGTGCGGCAGGTGCAATGGAAATGTTGCCTGTTATCAATAGTAGTGAGCTTATTGGTACCTTGCCAGAGTCTACTATCGAGCATTTCTCTAACACCTATAATCTTAAATCGTTTCCTCTTCCTTTTAGTGATAGCGTGCATGATTTATATGCTATTTGGCACTCCAGTCGAACTAACGAAAGTGCGCATCAGTGGTTAAGAGTACAAATCAAGCGGGCAGGGAAAGCGATTCGTAAATAG
- a CDS encoding HAD family hydrolase, producing MNKHICTLAVLSSLSFSALAVDCDPNLLPSWKDGTSKTEIIQFVSQSTDKSQNTFIAEKDRIAVFDNDGTLWSEKPYYFQLAFAFDQVKSMASTHPEWKTQEPFKSVLNNDIPGVFKGGEKALLDIFTATHSGITVDEYQNRVATWLEAAKDPRFSKAYTDLTYKPMREMLNYLQDNGFKTYIVSGGGVDFMRVWAPDVYNIPQEQIIGSALKYQYDYNDGNPTVTKLNEILSIDDKEVKVENIQHVIGKKPVLAVGNSDGDHAMMQWATSQPNSMAMIVHHTDKDREWQYDRKSSVGHLDKAMDEANKRKNWHLIDMKNEWCTVY from the coding sequence ATGAATAAGCACATCTGTACCCTCGCCGTTTTATCGAGTCTTTCCTTCTCAGCTTTGGCTGTAGATTGCGACCCTAATTTGTTACCGTCATGGAAAGATGGTACGAGTAAGACGGAAATTATTCAATTTGTCTCTCAATCTACAGATAAATCGCAAAATACCTTTATCGCAGAAAAAGATAGGATTGCTGTATTTGACAATGACGGCACGCTTTGGTCAGAAAAACCCTATTATTTCCAACTTGCTTTCGCCTTCGACCAAGTGAAGTCAATGGCAAGTACCCATCCAGAGTGGAAAACACAGGAGCCATTCAAGTCGGTCCTGAACAACGATATACCAGGCGTTTTTAAAGGGGGGGAAAAAGCACTTTTAGACATATTTACAGCGACACACAGTGGCATCACCGTTGACGAGTACCAAAACCGCGTGGCCACATGGCTTGAAGCAGCCAAAGACCCGCGATTTAGCAAGGCGTATACTGACCTAACCTATAAGCCGATGCGAGAGATGCTAAATTATCTTCAAGACAACGGCTTCAAAACTTATATTGTCTCTGGTGGCGGCGTTGATTTTATGCGTGTCTGGGCACCGGATGTGTACAACATCCCTCAAGAGCAAATCATCGGCAGTGCGCTTAAATATCAATATGATTACAACGATGGTAACCCAACCGTAACCAAACTTAATGAAATTCTTAGCATTGATGACAAAGAAGTAAAAGTTGAAAACATTCAGCATGTCATAGGCAAAAAACCTGTGCTTGCTGTAGGAAATTCCGATGGTGACCACGCCATGATGCAATGGGCAACAAGCCAGCCCAATTCGATGGCGATGATCGTTCATCACACCGATAAAGACAGAGAGTGGCAATATGACCGCAAATCAAGTGTTGGTCACCTTGATAAGGCCATGGATGAAGCAAACAAACGCAAAAATTGGCACCTAATTGATATGAAAAACGAATGGTGCACTGTTTACTAA
- a CDS encoding formylglycine-generating enzyme family protein: protein MKVNKNVVLHSLSIILSSLLVNGCATKPSHPIALNIDQDMVKVEGGSYIRGSDSNSANKAENPARKVEIDSFYISKFEVTQELFESVMGSSLSYFHGPNMPVNNLSWQQANYFIQQLNQLTGEHYRLPTEAEWEFAAKGGNESLGYTYSGSNSISDVAWYANNSHNQAHPVGQKQPNELGLYDMTGNVGEFVIDAYDDTFYRFGPTTNPNNAKEEKAGLAHKVVRGGSFAYDADESENFRRDFASQSIIMSDMGLRLAKDTQ from the coding sequence ATGAAAGTTAATAAAAACGTAGTCTTACATTCACTTTCCATTATTTTATCGAGTTTATTGGTCAACGGCTGTGCGACAAAACCCTCTCACCCTATTGCTCTCAACATTGATCAAGATATGGTTAAGGTAGAAGGAGGCTCTTATATCAGGGGTTCAGACAGCAATAGCGCAAACAAAGCCGAAAACCCCGCCAGAAAGGTAGAAATCGACAGCTTTTATATTTCTAAATTCGAGGTTACACAAGAGCTGTTTGAGTCTGTGATGGGGTCATCATTGAGCTACTTTCATGGCCCAAACATGCCAGTAAATAATTTAAGTTGGCAGCAAGCAAATTACTTTATTCAGCAGCTTAATCAGTTAACCGGTGAGCACTATCGACTTCCCACAGAAGCAGAATGGGAGTTTGCCGCCAAAGGTGGTAACGAGAGTCTCGGTTATACCTACTCAGGTTCAAATAGCATTAGCGATGTTGCTTGGTATGCGAACAATTCACACAACCAAGCACACCCTGTTGGGCAAAAACAACCTAATGAGCTTGGCCTTTACGACATGACGGGCAATGTCGGAGAGTTTGTCATCGATGCTTATGACGATACCTTTTATCGATTTGGTCCAACAACTAATCCTAATAACGCAAAAGAGGAAAAAGCAGGCTTAGCACACAAGGTCGTTCGAGGCGGAAGTTTTGCCTATGATGCTGATGAGTCTGAAAATTTCCGCCGAGATTTCGCAAGTCAGTCTATAATAATGTCGGACATGGGACTTCGGCTAGCAAAAGATACTCAGTAG
- a CDS encoding anaerobic sulfatase maturase, whose amino-acid sequence MHITQGPQYNGKASKRLHVMAKPIGAVCNIDCTYCYYLSKQDLLEYKQGCSPVMDDDTLETYIRQYIEGQNTPEIIFSWQGGEPTMLGLDYFKKIVEFQSKYQPQGIIISNDLQTNGTLLNDEWCAFLKQHNFLVGLSIDGPEMLHNAHRTNRAGRGTFNQVMKAVELLHKHQVKFATLTCVNNLTSRNPLEVYRFLRDEVRSPQMQFIPIVEQKTFRTTAPQTWQPQEQLKQGDKRLIPGHKNSIVESWCVADEAWGNFLIEIFDEWIQNDIGKVFVQYFEASIEAWMGRKNPLCTLGEICGKGLAMEPNGDVYSCDHYVYPEYKIGNIHHQKLDTLAYSTEQQKFGFAKKRTLPRQCQSCDYQFACYGECPKNRFIRTQEGEPGLNYLCAGWKKFFSHADKAMAYILRATGNPVAHGKYSDAMLRDHLGKPSVFETKF is encoded by the coding sequence ATGCATATTACTCAGGGTCCTCAATATAATGGTAAAGCGTCTAAACGGCTGCATGTAATGGCCAAGCCTATCGGCGCTGTGTGTAACATTGACTGCACTTACTGCTATTACCTCAGTAAACAGGACTTACTTGAGTACAAACAGGGGTGCTCACCTGTAATGGACGATGACACGTTAGAAACCTATATTCGCCAATATATTGAAGGGCAAAATACACCCGAAATTATTTTCTCTTGGCAGGGTGGTGAGCCCACTATGCTGGGTTTGGACTATTTTAAAAAAATTGTTGAATTCCAGTCCAAATACCAGCCTCAAGGCATTATTATTTCGAACGATTTGCAGACTAATGGAACTTTACTTAACGATGAGTGGTGTGCGTTTCTAAAACAACATAACTTCTTAGTGGGCTTGAGTATTGATGGGCCTGAAATGTTGCACAATGCTCATAGAACCAATCGTGCTGGTCGCGGTACATTCAACCAAGTGATGAAGGCTGTTGAGTTACTACATAAACACCAAGTAAAATTTGCCACCCTAACTTGCGTGAACAACTTAACCAGTCGTAATCCGCTCGAAGTTTATCGCTTTTTGCGAGATGAAGTGCGTTCGCCTCAAATGCAGTTTATTCCCATTGTTGAACAGAAAACGTTTCGCACTACCGCCCCCCAAACTTGGCAGCCGCAGGAACAGTTAAAGCAAGGTGATAAGCGTTTGATCCCTGGTCATAAAAATTCAATTGTGGAATCATGGTGTGTCGCAGATGAAGCATGGGGTAATTTCCTTATTGAAATCTTTGATGAGTGGATACAAAACGACATAGGTAAAGTGTTTGTTCAATACTTTGAAGCTAGCATTGAAGCATGGATGGGACGAAAAAATCCTTTGTGCACCTTGGGTGAAATTTGCGGTAAAGGTTTGGCTATGGAGCCAAATGGTGACGTGTATTCGTGTGATCACTATGTTTACCCAGAATATAAAATTGGCAATATTCACCATCAAAAACTAGACACCTTGGCCTATAGTACCGAGCAACAAAAGTTTGGTTTTGCTAAAAAGCGCACATTGCCACGTCAATGTCAGAGCTGTGATTATCAATTTGCTTGTTATGGTGAATGCCCTAAAAACCGATTCATTCGCACCCAAGAGGGTGAGCCTGGATTGAACTATTTGTGTGCTGGCTGGAAGAAGTTTTTTTCTCATGCTGATAAGGCCATGGCGTATATTCTCCGGGCAACGGGCAACCCTGTTGCGCATGGAAAATATAGTGATGCCATGTTGCGTGATCATTTGGGTAAACCTTCTGTATTTGAAACTAAGTTTTGA
- a CDS encoding YeeE/YedE family protein — translation MDTLPWTSFFGGLLLGLSAVFLFVIHGKVAGISGIINGLLSPVKGDRLWRVLFLVGLTAGGLACLAILDIQVPDTTSIPIHTLILAGLLVGFGTRLANGCTSGHGICGIGRFSVRSVVATCIFMLFAMATVWLTYEIQL, via the coding sequence ATGGATACTCTTCCTTGGACCTCCTTTTTTGGAGGCTTATTACTTGGCTTATCAGCGGTCTTTCTGTTTGTTATTCACGGTAAAGTAGCAGGTATCAGTGGGATAATTAATGGATTGCTCTCTCCAGTCAAAGGTGATCGACTTTGGCGAGTGCTGTTCTTAGTCGGTCTTACTGCTGGTGGTTTAGCTTGTTTAGCAATACTGGATATTCAAGTGCCAGATACCACCTCTATTCCAATTCATACTCTTATTCTGGCGGGCTTACTTGTCGGCTTTGGTACTCGACTAGCGAATGGTTGTACAAGTGGACATGGTATATGCGGGATAGGGAGGTTTTCAGTTAGGTCTGTCGTTGCGACATGCATATTTATGCTCTTTGCTATGGCTACTGTGTGGCTAACCTATGAGATTCAGCTATGA
- a CDS encoding YeeE/YedE family protein, protein MTRTILSLSILASGLLFGAGMTLSGMIDPAKVIGFLNIAGQWDPSLAFVMLGALAVYTPAYHLWLKQRSQTLSGDSYCLPTNKTINFRLVFGAVLFGIGWGLAGICPGPAMASLGFANLDIVIFIIAMLVGSQGAKHSMPD, encoded by the coding sequence ATGACACGGACAATTTTAAGCCTATCTATATTAGCAAGTGGCCTGTTGTTTGGCGCTGGCATGACTTTGTCTGGAATGATTGATCCCGCCAAGGTCATCGGTTTTCTTAATATTGCTGGTCAGTGGGATCCAAGCTTGGCATTTGTCATGCTAGGTGCATTGGCAGTATACACTCCTGCTTATCATCTTTGGTTAAAGCAAAGATCACAGACTTTATCTGGTGACAGCTACTGCCTTCCGACCAATAAAACCATCAATTTTAGACTGGTATTCGGAGCGGTATTATTTGGTATAGGCTGGGGGTTGGCAGGTATCTGCCCAGGCCCAGCCATGGCTAGCCTAGGGTTTGCCAATCTAGATATCGTTATTTTTATCATCGCAATGCTCGTCGGCTCTCAGGGTGCGAAACATTCAATGCCTGATTAA
- a CDS encoding endonuclease/exonuclease/phosphatase family protein, whose protein sequence is MAKAYSNWKYLALALIFSFLSPYIAASSLSFTTWNIEWLTTTPSKQFIESKRTQADFDALANHFATMNTGVLAFQEVNDIAALRAVVGKDYDIYLSERANTNNKRHQFENINQYTGFAIRKGLSVERQSDIRLDQLKNSKLRFATYMIVTPKQKPPLHILSVHLKARCSGAYKNSKDCQVLMSQGKALNQWILDREKADEQYMILGDFNHNLSYQGDWLWKAITQTSSASLATLSTQPRCKVRSRHQPKRLHQFRSLIDHIIVSKELSLSAPKQVTFPSEQVLKYHLSDHCPLQTTLE, encoded by the coding sequence ATGGCTAAAGCTTACTCTAACTGGAAGTACTTGGCACTTGCGCTGATATTCAGTTTCCTCTCTCCCTATATCGCGGCATCTTCCCTTTCATTTACGACGTGGAATATAGAATGGTTAACGACCACGCCTTCCAAACAGTTTATTGAGTCAAAACGCACACAAGCAGACTTTGACGCACTAGCCAACCATTTTGCAACCATGAATACTGGCGTTCTCGCCTTTCAAGAAGTCAACGACATAGCGGCGCTTCGCGCTGTGGTAGGTAAAGATTATGATATTTACCTATCAGAGCGAGCCAACACAAACAATAAGCGACATCAGTTTGAGAATATAAATCAATACACGGGTTTTGCTATTCGTAAAGGATTATCTGTCGAGAGACAATCTGACATTAGGCTCGACCAGCTTAAAAACAGTAAGCTTAGATTTGCCACTTATATGATAGTTACACCAAAACAAAAACCACCCTTACATATATTGTCAGTTCATCTAAAGGCGCGTTGCAGCGGAGCATACAAAAACAGCAAGGATTGCCAAGTGCTTATGTCTCAGGGGAAAGCATTGAACCAATGGATTTTGGATCGCGAAAAAGCAGACGAGCAATATATGATTTTGGGGGATTTTAACCACAACTTGAGTTATCAAGGTGACTGGCTTTGGAAAGCGATCACGCAAACTTCTTCAGCCAGCCTTGCGACACTGTCCACTCAGCCACGTTGTAAAGTACGCTCTAGGCACCAGCCTAAGCGCCTTCACCAATTTCGCTCTTTGATTGACCATATCATAGTCAGTAAAGAACTATCACTGAGCGCGCCAAAGCAGGTCACTTTTCCAAGTGAACAAGTGCTTAAATACCACTTAAGTGATCATTGCCCATTACAAACCACGCTTGAATGA